A section of the Brevinematales bacterium genome encodes:
- the cas1 gene encoding type II CRISPR-associated endonuclease Cas1 codes for MTNRIIELSDTGAYVHLTNSLIEIRIHEGEKHTIPVEEVGVLLLSNPAITITQSAIVAIIQSGGMVVLCDNRYLPAGMFLPVGVHTTAAKNYDTQINASLPLKKHIWKEIVRKKILFQSELLFNKLKQDGGLKQMAGLVQSGDPENIEGQSSRIYWKILFGKEFKRDRDACDHNRFLNYGYTILRACTARAICSSGLHPSFGIHHHNQYDAFRLADDLMEPFRPMVDKKVFELLNEKSPFEEVDKDTKRRILEILTGSVRMKKENISIFDALTKLTVSVFNIFEKKRKDVVLPESLIV; via the coding sequence ATGACTAACCGTATTATCGAGCTATCAGATACTGGAGCTTATGTACACCTGACAAACAGCTTAATCGAGATAAGGATACATGAAGGCGAAAAGCACACCATTCCAGTGGAAGAGGTTGGCGTTTTATTACTGTCCAATCCCGCAATCACAATAACCCAATCTGCGATTGTAGCTATCATTCAATCCGGGGGCATGGTGGTACTATGCGATAACCGGTATTTACCTGCCGGTATGTTTCTCCCGGTCGGTGTTCATACTACTGCGGCGAAGAACTATGACACACAGATCAACGCTTCGCTACCGTTAAAAAAACATATCTGGAAAGAAATCGTCCGGAAGAAAATTCTTTTCCAATCGGAGTTATTATTTAATAAACTCAAACAGGACGGCGGACTGAAGCAAATGGCGGGACTGGTACAGTCGGGGGATCCTGAAAACATCGAAGGGCAGTCATCCCGAATTTATTGGAAAATATTGTTCGGGAAAGAATTCAAGCGGGATAGAGACGCCTGCGACCACAACCGCTTTCTGAATTACGGATACACTATTCTCCGCGCATGTACTGCCCGGGCCATCTGTTCCTCAGGGCTTCATCCTTCTTTCGGAATACACCATCATAATCAATATGACGCTTTTCGCCTTGCCGACGATCTTATGGAACCTTTTCGCCCTATGGTGGATAAAAAAGTATTCGAGCTACTCAATGAAAAAAGCCCCTTCGAAGAAGTAGATAAGGATACAAAAAGAAGAATTCTGGAAATACTTACCGGGTCCGTAAGAATGAAAAAGGAAAATATTTCTATCTTTGACGCTTTAACTAAATTGACGGTTTCCGTATTCAATATATTCGAGAAAAAGAGAAAGGATGTCGTTTTACCTGAATCGCTCATCGTATAA
- the cas9 gene encoding type II CRISPR RNA-guided endonuclease Cas9 (Cas9, originally named Csn1, is the large, multifunctional signature protein of type II CRISPR/Cas systems. It is well known even to general audiences because its RNA-guided endonuclease activity has made it a popular tool for custom editing of eukaryotic genomes.), with the protein MDKKSDYILGLDLGSNSLGWAVIQNDGKKNPKAILGMGVRIFNPGMKDLETSNPVTAASDRRNARQIRRQSDRRRRRKLKVYYLLKNIGLFPSGETREGFIERIDKETVGKYLDQSFDPKQFFHIIPYYLRTRALDHQLSPEELARVLYHLAQRRGFLSNRKELRKQDDYGKVKKGISELHQEIENSGNRTIGEHYSKSNPLEKRIRGRYTGRDMYLDEFETIFEKQRQFYPQLLNEDYKNKLKDALFFQRPLKSSRHLVGMCEYEKTSKRCPWYRIEAQQFRILQTLNNLRIMEEKKPSRKLSYEESDILFKALDKTDRLTLTETKKLLNLPAKGTKINFEEGGETRLLGNKTNHVLSQIFGDEYETFTGVQKEDLLHDINSIQSIERLKALGKTKWGLTAEKAELLSEAVLEEGYCGLSLKALKKILPGMKKGISYPEAVKDIYGEFHQKTTILEQIPMLEKSLQNLTNPLVKRCLTEVRRCVNAVITRYGLPQEIHIELAREMKASKERRAKMIQDNRENEKERKRAEAYLESNGITNPSRETITKYLLAEESHWECPYTGKSISHAALFGPTPEFDIEHIIPLSRSLEDSFANKTLCYNEENRTVKRDQTPYEAYISNPDKYNLIQERVSRFRGKFRDIKLDRFMMADASYFEDFTDRHMNDTRYASKLAMQYLSYLYGGLWDEDGNRKIYCNSGAITAYLRGYYGMNRALGGDKKNRDDHRHHAVDAVAIALTSGRSIKELADYAKHSWIYGKARIPGKAEPWEGFFSELEKKVETIIPIHHISNKVSGKLHADTFYGDTGEEGKVTIRKKLESLSKNEVQKIKDSFIRGKVEQILLQKSEAEPQKIFSDPVNLPVIEGKDGINIPVKSVIIETNLKTFTIGSGDRLRRVANESNHHMEIVAVLDENGQEIKWEGYCVSMFEAYRRKKNHEPVILRDFGEGKKFKFSLHEKTMIELDMNDKRELFVVRSIPESLQIMFVKSLDARKQKDIKEAKEWFSKMPDTLRISNCRKVILTPFGEVRYAND; encoded by the coding sequence ATGGATAAAAAATCAGATTACATCCTAGGACTGGATTTGGGTAGTAATTCCTTAGGGTGGGCTGTGATCCAAAACGACGGTAAAAAGAATCCCAAAGCCATTCTTGGCATGGGTGTCAGGATATTCAATCCGGGAATGAAAGACCTTGAGACATCCAATCCGGTCACCGCCGCGAGCGACAGGAGAAACGCCCGCCAGATCAGGCGGCAATCGGATCGAAGAAGACGCCGGAAACTGAAAGTTTATTATCTTCTGAAAAATATTGGTTTATTCCCGTCAGGCGAAACGAGGGAAGGATTTATCGAACGGATCGATAAGGAAACCGTAGGAAAATATCTCGACCAATCCTTCGATCCGAAGCAGTTTTTCCACATCATCCCGTACTATCTCCGCACCCGCGCGCTCGACCATCAACTATCCCCTGAAGAACTCGCAAGAGTATTGTACCATCTCGCACAACGTAGGGGCTTTTTATCCAATCGAAAGGAATTAAGAAAGCAGGACGACTACGGAAAAGTAAAAAAAGGAATATCAGAACTACATCAAGAAATCGAGAACTCAGGCAATCGGACAATCGGAGAGCATTACTCGAAAAGCAATCCCTTGGAGAAAAGGATCAGGGGGAGATATACCGGAAGGGATATGTACCTCGATGAATTCGAGACCATCTTCGAAAAACAACGGCAATTCTATCCACAACTTCTAAACGAAGATTATAAGAACAAACTCAAAGACGCGCTATTCTTCCAGCGGCCTCTAAAAAGTTCGCGCCATCTGGTGGGAATGTGCGAATATGAGAAAACATCAAAGCGCTGTCCGTGGTACCGGATCGAGGCTCAGCAATTCAGGATTCTCCAAACCCTGAATAACCTGAGGATAATGGAGGAGAAGAAACCGAGCCGGAAACTGTCCTATGAAGAAAGTGACATACTTTTTAAGGCTCTTGATAAAACCGATCGGCTGACGCTTACGGAAACCAAAAAACTCCTCAATCTCCCTGCAAAAGGTACCAAGATCAATTTTGAAGAGGGGGGCGAAACACGGCTATTAGGGAACAAGACCAATCATGTGCTTTCCCAGATATTCGGCGATGAATATGAAACGTTTACGGGAGTACAAAAAGAGGACCTCCTTCACGATATCAACTCCATTCAAAGTATCGAGAGGTTAAAAGCTTTAGGAAAGACAAAATGGGGATTAACGGCAGAAAAAGCCGAATTGCTCAGTGAGGCAGTACTCGAAGAAGGGTACTGCGGATTATCGCTCAAGGCACTGAAGAAAATACTTCCCGGAATGAAAAAGGGGATTTCCTACCCCGAGGCAGTGAAGGATATATATGGCGAATTTCATCAAAAGACGACTATTCTCGAACAAATACCGATGCTGGAAAAGAGCCTGCAGAATTTAACAAATCCGTTAGTCAAACGCTGTTTAACAGAGGTTAGACGATGTGTGAACGCGGTTATTACCCGATACGGACTCCCACAGGAAATTCACATTGAGCTTGCCCGTGAGATGAAGGCGTCCAAAGAAAGGCGCGCCAAGATGATTCAGGATAACCGGGAGAACGAGAAGGAGCGGAAACGCGCGGAGGCCTATCTGGAAAGCAACGGGATTACGAACCCGTCGCGTGAAACGATCACTAAATACCTTCTTGCCGAAGAAAGCCATTGGGAATGCCCTTATACCGGGAAATCGATTAGTCACGCCGCTCTTTTCGGGCCTACCCCGGAATTCGATATCGAGCATATTATTCCGCTCAGCAGGAGCCTCGAAGATTCTTTTGCTAATAAAACACTTTGCTATAATGAAGAGAACCGCACGGTGAAACGAGACCAGACGCCTTACGAGGCATATATATCAAATCCCGATAAATATAATCTTATACAGGAACGGGTCAGCCGTTTCAGGGGAAAATTCAGGGATATTAAGCTGGACCGGTTCATGATGGCCGATGCCAGTTATTTCGAGGACTTTACCGACCGGCATATGAACGATACCCGCTATGCTTCTAAACTCGCCATGCAGTACCTATCATATCTTTATGGCGGATTATGGGACGAAGACGGAAATAGAAAGATATACTGCAATTCGGGCGCGATTACCGCCTATCTGCGCGGATATTACGGGATGAACCGAGCCTTGGGCGGCGACAAAAAGAACCGGGATGATCACCGTCATCATGCTGTGGATGCGGTCGCCATCGCGCTGACCAGCGGGCGTTCGATCAAAGAACTTGCGGACTATGCCAAACATAGCTGGATTTACGGGAAGGCCAGGATTCCCGGAAAGGCCGAACCGTGGGAAGGATTCTTCTCCGAACTGGAAAAAAAGGTGGAAACGATTATCCCGATTCACCACATCAGCAATAAGGTCAGCGGGAAACTTCACGCAGATACCTTTTACGGGGATACCGGAGAAGAAGGGAAAGTCACTATCCGCAAGAAACTGGAATCGCTTTCTAAAAATGAAGTGCAGAAAATCAAGGACTCCTTTATCAGAGGAAAAGTCGAGCAGATACTACTGCAGAAGAGTGAAGCGGAACCGCAGAAAATATTTTCCGACCCTGTCAACCTTCCTGTTATCGAGGGGAAAGACGGTATCAATATTCCCGTTAAATCGGTAATAATCGAGACTAATTTAAAAACGTTTACAATCGGATCCGGGGATAGATTACGCAGGGTCGCAAACGAATCCAATCACCATATGGAAATTGTAGCGGTATTGGACGAAAATGGGCAGGAAATCAAATGGGAAGGTTATTGCGTATCGATGTTCGAGGCTTATCGGAGAAAAAAGAACCACGAGCCTGTGATCCTACGCGACTTTGGAGAAGGGAAGAAGTTTAAATTCAGCCTTCATGAAAAAACAATGATTGAATTGGATATGAACGATAAAAGAGAACTCTTTGTAGTTCGATCTATACCGGAAAGTCTTCAAATTATGTTTGTCAAATCTCTTGATGCTAGGAAACAAAAAGATATTAAAGAAGCAAAAGAATGGTTTTCAAAAATGCCTGATACCTTACGTATTTCAAACTGTAGGAAAGTAATACTAACCCCGTTCGGCGAAGTGCGATACGCAAATGACTAA
- a CDS encoding PAS domain S-box protein: MQEIKDQNGHSSIHISYLKDISKIVSIGFVYFLAHKISFFFPDTQKILMAIWPAGGIGLAALLLNPKRLWPAILITLFIAGNTANLIEGRPLLNSLGFMTANILESFGSAWLITRLCGQKIRFTRIKEIFALILAATVLNFFTGLLGAGTAALSNTASFWSFLGAWWIADGLGILIVTPFIVSWSDFKDFKFKKDWKWIIESTVFIIGWCIVSQMIFNTHKTTSLLYPQPYFLYLLLIWGSLRLGIKSVTLALAAGFVIAVTGNAVTSGPLLWGGDTFTDRVILAQMFMGVASFAGLILAATIKEKSSVEISAHEERERIKSLGDNIQNGMVYQIISDKGKSRKFQYVSAGMERINGVTVAEVLNDANALYNLFIEEDRAKVAELEDAALKAMSQFHAIVRLRKPDGQLRWMEFSSFPTVLPDGLIRWDGIQMDVTERMKAEEALCENEIIFSSFMEHSPVYVFFKDKNIRSLRLSRNYEQMLGMPLEDALGKNMDELFPSDLAKSMVEDDKRILEKGEVVKIIEELAGKTYETTKFPVFIDGKPNMLAGFTLDISERVASEQERKKLQEQLQQAMKMEAVGRLAGGIAHDFNNLLTAIQGNIEIAKLDLSPHDPQIIHLDEAMNAVDSAVSLTRQLLTFSRKQVIEPNVLNLNDIINNLRKMLHRLIGENIKVQSIVEDNLWSVKVDAGQFEQVIINLAINSRDAMPDGGELIIETANVILDEEYSKTHPLIQPGEYILLQISDTGIGMSNEVKDHLFEPFFTTKPQGLGTGLGLATIFGIVRQAGGSIEVYSEHGKGTAFKIYLPKFDEAAVKLRFDGSEEDLPGGNEAILLVEDEANVLRLTLSILERLGYQVFSASSAEEALIFTEGNKTPIDLLITDVVMPGMNGRELAEKMVKILPEIKVLFTSGYPENVIAHHGILDENLNFIGKPYTMSALAKKIRDVIGKDSVS, encoded by the coding sequence ATGCAGGAAATAAAAGATCAGAATGGTCATAGCTCCATTCATATTTCCTACTTGAAGGATATATCAAAAATCGTATCCATCGGGTTTGTTTATTTTTTAGCCCATAAAATTTCTTTTTTCTTTCCCGATACCCAAAAAATCCTTATGGCGATCTGGCCGGCTGGCGGTATCGGATTAGCGGCGCTCCTGCTCAATCCCAAGCGGCTCTGGCCCGCGATACTGATTACCCTTTTTATCGCGGGGAATACTGCAAATCTGATAGAGGGACGCCCCCTCCTGAATAGCCTCGGCTTCATGACCGCGAACATCCTTGAATCGTTCGGGAGCGCATGGTTAATAACCCGACTATGCGGTCAAAAAATCCGTTTTACCCGGATTAAAGAGATATTCGCATTAATCTTAGCCGCGACTGTACTTAATTTTTTTACGGGGCTTCTCGGCGCGGGTACCGCGGCATTATCGAATACCGCCTCGTTCTGGAGTTTCCTGGGTGCGTGGTGGATAGCAGACGGACTGGGAATTCTGATAGTTACCCCGTTCATCGTATCGTGGAGCGACTTCAAGGATTTCAAGTTTAAAAAAGACTGGAAATGGATTATCGAATCGACTGTTTTTATCATCGGATGGTGTATCGTCAGTCAGATGATCTTTAACACCCATAAAACCACATCCCTGCTGTATCCCCAACCTTACTTTCTCTACTTACTCCTGATATGGGGAAGCCTCCGCTTAGGCATAAAAAGCGTTACACTCGCACTGGCAGCGGGGTTTGTCATTGCGGTTACGGGTAATGCTGTCACCTCCGGCCCGTTATTATGGGGAGGGGATACTTTTACCGACCGGGTGATATTAGCCCAGATGTTCATGGGTGTGGCGTCGTTCGCCGGGTTGATTTTGGCGGCGACCATTAAAGAAAAATCCTCTGTGGAAATATCCGCGCATGAAGAACGGGAACGAATAAAATCCCTCGGGGACAATATTCAGAACGGGATGGTCTACCAGATCATCAGTGATAAGGGGAAGAGCAGGAAATTTCAATATGTCAGCGCGGGGATGGAACGTATCAACGGAGTTACCGTGGCCGAGGTATTAAATGACGCTAACGCACTATATAATTTGTTTATCGAAGAAGACCGCGCAAAGGTCGCGGAACTGGAAGACGCTGCCTTGAAGGCAATGTCTCAATTTCACGCTATAGTGCGGTTAAGAAAGCCTGACGGACAACTCCGCTGGATGGAATTTTCTTCATTTCCGACCGTGCTGCCCGATGGGCTGATTAGGTGGGACGGTATTCAAATGGATGTTACGGAACGCATGAAAGCCGAGGAAGCGTTGTGCGAAAATGAGATTATCTTTTCCTCCTTCATGGAACATAGTCCCGTGTATGTCTTTTTTAAGGATAAAAATATCCGTTCCCTCCGCCTGAGCAGAAATTACGAACAGATGCTGGGAATGCCCCTCGAAGACGCTCTAGGTAAAAATATGGACGAGTTATTCCCATCCGACCTCGCGAAAAGCATGGTGGAGGATGATAAAAGGATACTGGAAAAGGGCGAGGTTGTAAAAATTATCGAGGAACTGGCGGGGAAGACGTATGAGACGACGAAGTTCCCGGTATTTATCGATGGGAAGCCGAATATGCTTGCCGGGTTTACTTTGGATATTTCGGAACGGGTGGCGTCCGAACAGGAAAGGAAGAAGCTCCAGGAACAGCTCCAGCAGGCGATGAAAATGGAGGCGGTCGGACGGTTGGCGGGGGGAATCGCTCACGATTTTAACAACCTCCTTACCGCTATTCAGGGAAACATTGAAATCGCAAAACTTGATCTTAGCCCGCACGACCCCCAAATCATCCATCTGGACGAGGCTATGAATGCCGTTGACAGCGCGGTATCCCTGACACGACAACTCCTTACTTTTTCACGGAAACAGGTTATTGAACCGAATGTCCTGAATCTCAATGACATTATCAATAATCTTCGAAAAATGCTGCATCGTTTGATCGGTGAGAATATAAAAGTTCAGTCTATTGTCGAAGATAACCTGTGGTCAGTCAAGGTAGACGCCGGGCAATTCGAACAGGTAATCATCAATCTGGCGATCAATTCCCGCGACGCTATGCCCGATGGGGGCGAACTGATTATCGAGACCGCCAACGTGATTCTGGACGAAGAATATTCGAAGACGCACCCGCTGATACAGCCCGGGGAATATATTCTGCTTCAAATCTCCGATACCGGAATCGGGATGAGCAACGAGGTAAAAGATCACCTTTTCGAGCCGTTCTTTACGACAAAACCGCAGGGATTGGGTACGGGTTTGGGACTGGCGACCATCTTCGGGATAGTCCGTCAGGCCGGAGGGTCAATAGAGGTGTATTCGGAGCACGGTAAGGGTACCGCGTTTAAAATCTACCTCCCTAAATTCGACGAGGCCGCGGTAAAATTAAGATTTGACGGTTCCGAAGAGGATTTACCCGGCGGAAACGAGGCCATCCTGCTGGTCGAGGACGAGGCCAATGTACTCAGACTGACGTTATCCATCCTCGAGCGTCTGGGATATCAGGTATTCTCCGCTTCCAGCGCGGAAGAAGCGTTAATCTTCACGGAAGGAAATAAAACGCCTATCGACCTATTAATTACAGATGTGGTCATGCCGGGGATGAACGGCCGGGAACTTGCGGAGAAGATGGTAAAAATCCTCCCGGAAATTAAGGTACTTTTTACGTCGGGATACCCGGAGAACGTCATCGCGCATCACGGTATCCTGGACGAAAACCTTAACTTTATCGGGAAACCCTACACTATGTCCGCTCTCGCGAAAAAAATCCGTGACGTGATCGGGAAGGATTCCGTTTCGTAG
- the cas2 gene encoding CRISPR-associated endonuclease Cas2 gives MKREIPSEYKGMWLFVIFDLPVMEHRQRKAYTTFRRRLLAEGFSMLQYSVYARYTTSRENCQTYANRIKQIIPTEGQVRLIMITDKQFGDMEVFYGRTKKKAEDPPDQLLLF, from the coding sequence ATGAAACGGGAAATACCGTCGGAATACAAAGGTATGTGGTTATTCGTCATATTCGATCTGCCCGTTATGGAACACCGTCAGCGTAAAGCTTATACAACTTTCAGAAGAAGGCTATTAGCTGAAGGTTTTTCCATGCTTCAATACTCTGTCTATGCGCGTTACACGACCTCCAGAGAAAACTGCCAAACCTATGCAAACCGAATCAAACAGATTATTCCCACAGAAGGGCAGGTCAGATTGATCATGATTACCGATAAACAATTCGGCGATATGGAAGTATTTTACGGGCGAACGAAAAAAAAGGCCGAAGATCCGCCGGATCAACTCTTATTATTCTAG
- a CDS encoding GNAT family N-acetyltransferase, with amino-acid sequence MIIREAEQSDIPVMVELLGELFSIEKDFQFDREKHARGLSMMMEHSGERVIMTAVENGTVIGMCSGQMSVSTVEGGWSLWIEDMIVSKEFRGKGIGTVLIGAVEKWGKSMHACRLQLLADMDNTPALEFYRHEGWTRGNMVCLRKKLV; translated from the coding sequence ATGATTATCAGAGAAGCAGAACAGTCAGATATTCCCGTAATGGTGGAACTGCTGGGCGAATTATTCTCGATCGAGAAGGATTTTCAATTCGACCGCGAGAAGCACGCGAGGGGTTTATCGATGATGATGGAACATTCCGGCGAACGGGTGATTATGACCGCGGTGGAGAACGGCACGGTGATCGGGATGTGCTCCGGCCAGATGAGCGTATCCACTGTCGAGGGGGGATGGTCGCTATGGATAGAGGATATGATTGTCTCGAAGGAGTTTCGCGGGAAAGGGATAGGGACCGTGCTGATTGGCGCGGTTGAAAAATGGGGAAAGAGCATGCACGCATGCCGTCTCCAGCTTCTCGCGGATATGGACAACACCCCCGCGCTGGAATTTTATCGGCATGAAGGATGGACGCGGGGAAATATGGTCTGCCTGCGAAAAAAACTAGTCTGA
- a CDS encoding ATP-binding cassette domain-containing protein translates to MIEVKSLTKEFKSPKKYPGFRGAIRSLFTRKYDIKRAVDDVSFSIGKGEMVGYIGVNGAGKSTTIKMLSGIMVPTAGECTVDGIIPYKRRQDNARNIGVVFGQRTQLWWDLPVSESFGILQKIYEIPEKRYKENLAYFKEMLGLEEFYLSPVRNLSLGQKMRADFAASFLHDPKVVYLDEPTIGLDILVKDNIRRAIRDLNALRKTTVILTTHDLNDIEEICNRIIVIDQGRRIYDGSISELKVKYGRRKEILFIRGEDTGAAELPDLDKALKAPKGSFEVTYPEGGILIRFERDRFDIGAIISAVLKRASIRDIVIEEVGMEEIVKQIYAGKIPMNK, encoded by the coding sequence ATGATCGAAGTAAAATCGCTGACTAAAGAATTTAAGTCCCCGAAGAAATATCCCGGTTTCCGCGGCGCGATCCGGTCGCTATTCACCCGGAAGTACGATATCAAGCGCGCGGTCGATGATGTCAGTTTCTCCATCGGCAAGGGCGAGATGGTCGGGTATATCGGCGTCAACGGCGCGGGAAAATCCACTACGATCAAGATGCTTTCCGGCATCATGGTGCCGACCGCCGGGGAATGCACTGTCGATGGGATTATTCCGTACAAGCGCCGTCAGGATAACGCCCGTAATATAGGGGTGGTATTCGGCCAGCGCACCCAGCTCTGGTGGGACCTGCCCGTATCCGAATCGTTCGGTATCCTTCAAAAAATATACGAAATCCCGGAGAAGCGCTACAAGGAAAACCTTGCCTATTTCAAGGAGATGCTCGGACTGGAGGAGTTTTACTTGTCCCCCGTCCGTAACCTGAGCCTCGGCCAGAAAATGCGCGCCGACTTCGCGGCATCGTTCCTGCACGACCCGAAGGTTGTTTATCTTGACGAACCCACCATCGGGCTCGACATTCTGGTCAAGGATAACATCCGCCGCGCGATACGCGACCTGAACGCGCTCAGAAAAACGACGGTCATCCTGACCACGCACGACCTGAACGATATCGAGGAAATCTGTAACCGGATTATCGTAATCGACCAGGGACGCCGGATTTACGACGGTTCCATCAGCGAATTGAAGGTGAAGTACGGACGCCGCAAGGAAATCCTTTTCATCCGGGGTGAGGATACCGGAGCGGCGGAATTGCCCGATCTAGATAAGGCTCTCAAGGCGCCGAAAGGCTCGTTCGAAGTGACCTACCCCGAGGGCGGGATACTGATCCGTTTCGAGCGTGACCGTTTCGATATCGGGGCGATTATCTCGGCGGTACTGAAACGCGCGAGTATCCGCGACATTGTCATCGAGGAAGTGGGGATGGAGGAAATAGTCAAGCAGATTTACGCGGGGAAAATTCCCATGAACAAATAA
- a CDS encoding DUF1295 domain-containing protein, whose protein sequence is MKFIIFFITLPVGAFGALFAVSLGRPLEYIASADPLMVIIPVAAAMALISFVFGLIFDEYSWVDRLWSILPAAYSWILTARGWPDARLILISALITLWAVRLTFNFARKGGYSGNEDYRWAVVRQFIGNEFLWQAFNFGFISGYQNALFVLFVLPVHQAYILRGKPLGALDIVWAVLFVGLLAMETIADQQQWDFHQLKKTGRIFEKFVSHGLFRFSRHPNYFAEIMIWWMVYLFGAAVSGEWLGWSIIGAVLLTVLFQGSTALTERISAGKYPEYKEYKKRTSRIIPWFPRGGKPAKVI, encoded by the coding sequence ATGAAATTCATCATTTTTTTCATCACCCTCCCCGTCGGGGCGTTCGGCGCGCTGTTCGCCGTATCGTTGGGCAGACCGTTGGAGTATATCGCGAGCGCGGATCCGCTCATGGTGATTATCCCGGTCGCGGCGGCGATGGCGCTGATCAGCTTCGTGTTCGGCCTGATCTTCGACGAGTACTCATGGGTCGACCGCCTCTGGAGCATCCTCCCCGCGGCGTACTCATGGATACTGACCGCGAGGGGGTGGCCGGACGCCCGCCTCATTCTTATCTCGGCGCTCATTACGTTATGGGCGGTACGGCTGACATTCAACTTCGCGCGGAAAGGGGGATATTCCGGCAACGAGGATTACCGTTGGGCGGTAGTCCGTCAGTTTATCGGGAACGAGTTCCTCTGGCAGGCGTTCAATTTCGGATTCATTTCCGGCTACCAGAACGCACTATTCGTCCTTTTCGTGCTTCCGGTACATCAGGCGTATATCCTGCGCGGGAAGCCGTTGGGAGCCCTCGATATCGTGTGGGCGGTCCTGTTCGTCGGGCTATTGGCCATGGAAACAATCGCCGACCAGCAGCAGTGGGATTTCCACCAACTGAAGAAGACCGGGAGGATATTCGAGAAATTCGTATCGCACGGGTTGTTCCGCTTCTCGCGGCATCCGAACTATTTCGCGGAGATTATGATATGGTGGATGGTGTACCTGTTCGGCGCTGCCGTGTCCGGCGAATGGCTGGGGTGGAGTATCATAGGCGCGGTACTGTTGACCGTGCTGTTTCAGGGCTCGACTGCGCTGACCGAACGGATATCGGCGGGGAAGTACCCGGAGTACAAGGAGTATAAAAAGCGAACGAGCCGGATTATCCCGTGGTTCCCGCGCGGGGGAAAGCCCGCTAAGGTAATCTGA
- a CDS encoding glyoxalase/bleomycin resistance/extradiol dioxygenase family protein: MRIHHTALWTNELERMREFYARFFGAGVSEKYRNPVTGFDSYFLLFDGGTRIEIMMKPGIAEQKDGNAATGYAHIAVSLGDKDAVDRKTAELRDAGYAVIGEPRMTGDGYYEAVIADPDGNKIELTV; the protein is encoded by the coding sequence ATGCGAATTCATCATACGGCATTATGGACAAACGAGTTAGAAAGGATGCGGGAGTTTTACGCCCGTTTTTTCGGCGCGGGGGTATCGGAGAAGTACCGGAATCCCGTCACGGGGTTCGATTCCTATTTTCTCCTGTTTGACGGCGGTACGCGGATCGAGATTATGATGAAGCCGGGGATAGCCGAACAAAAGGACGGGAATGCGGCTACCGGATACGCGCATATCGCGGTGTCGCTGGGAGATAAAGATGCGGTCGACAGGAAGACGGCGGAATTACGGGACGCGGGATATGCGGTTATCGGCGAACCGAGGATGACCGGGGACGGGTACTATGAGGCAGTGATCGCGGACCCCGATGGAAATAAAATCGAGCTTACAGTTTAG